The following coding sequences are from one Daphnia pulex isolate KAP4 chromosome 11, ASM2113471v1 window:
- the LOC124208071 gene encoding uncharacterized protein LOC124208071: MQFLRYAILSISFLILCQMTSTQGIQVGRCYEDRECGVGFYCSSNLCETCVPCESIFNRQSLMYSSGEPVCAKSVANCGQCFKGFQSIARSDGQFTEKCFPSVQSIPSSTTSTAAPAASVMFLLCFFGRIINQS; this comes from the exons atGCAATTCCTACGCTATGCCATTttaagtatttcttttttaattttgtgtcAAATGACGTCTACCCAAGGAATACAAGTTGGAAGG tgCTATGAGGACCGGGAATGTGGGGTTGGATTTTACTGCTCCTCCAACCTTTGCGAAACATGCGTACCTTGCGAAAGCATATTTAATCGCCAGTCGCTAATGTACAGCTCAGGTGAACCCGTATGTGCAAAGTCAGTGGCCAATTGTGGCCAGTGTTTCAAAGG ATTTCAATCTATTGCTAGAAGTGATGGACAATTtactgaaaaatgtttcccaTCGGTTCAATCCATTCCGTCCTCCACCACTTCAACAGCGGCACCAGCAGCATCGGTCATGTtccttctttgtttctttggtcGGATCATCAATCAATCGTGA
- the LOC124207643 gene encoding 32 kDa beta-galactoside-binding lectin-like, translated as MSRTISLKHPEVPVAHQISDGKLEIGDKVELKGEPLEHAERFMVNFVDKSTHHCIFHLDFRFNEGDAYHKAVVRNSNYPHGHWGAEERSDNPLQRGKPFKIQIKVLADRFNVEVDDSHHFDFNHRVSLGDADLIEIQGDVKIKSVKIKEC; from the exons ATGTCTAGAACCATTTCGTTGAAACATCCG GAGGTTCCAGTCGCTCATCAAATTTCTGATGGGAAACTGGAGATTGGAGACAAAGTTGAACTCAAGGGCGAACCTCTTGAACATGCTGAACG GTTTATGGTAAATTTTGTCGATAAATCCACCCACCACTGCATCTTCCACTTGGACTTCCGTTTCAACGAAGGAGATGCGTATCACAAGGCAGTGGTTCGCAACAGCAATTACCCACACGGTCATTGGGGTGCGGAAGAGCGTTCCGACAACCCACTGCAGAGGGGAAAGCCATTCAAGATCCAGATCAAAGTCTTGGCAGACCGATTTAAT GTCGAAGTTGACGATAGTCATCATTTCGATTTCAATCACCGCGTTTCCCTCGGCGACGCTGACTTAATTGAGATTCAAGGGGACGTCAAGATCAAATCTGTTAAGATTAAAGAATGTTAG
- the LOC124207642 gene encoding 32 kDa beta-galactoside-binding lectin lec-3-like, with product MSKTISIKYPEVPLEHYISDGKLEVGDKVELKGEPLENAVRFSVNFIDSSTEQCIFHLDFRFNEEEPYIRTVVRNTNFPYGTWGEEERADNPLQRGENFKIQIKVLEDRFDVEVNDAHSFDFVHRVSLGNANVINIKGDVKIKSVKIKEC from the exons ATGAGTAAAACCATTTCTATCAAGTACCCG GAAGTTCCACTTGAACATTACATTTCCGATGGCAAACTTGAAGTTGGCGATAAGGTTGAGCTAAAGGGTGAACCTTTGGAGAATGCCGTGAG GTTTTCCGTCAACTTCATCGACAGCTCGACCGAGCAATGCATCTTCCATTTGGACTTCCGATTTAATGAGGAAGAACCCTATATAAGGACTGTGGTTCGCAACACCAATTTCCCTTATGGCACCTGGGGTGAGGAAGAGCGTGCCGACAACCCGCTTCAAAGAGGAGAGAACTTCAAGATTCAGATCAAAGTCTTGGAGGATCGTTTTGAC GTTGAAGTGAACGACGCTCATAGTTTTGACTTTGTTCATCGTGTTTCGCTCGGCAACGCAAACGTAATCAACATTAAGGGAGACGTCAAGATTAAATCTGTTAAGATTAAGGAGTGTTGA
- the LOC124208064 gene encoding protein sel-1 homolog 1-like: MWLKFWIIALVIGSLVIAEEDGTIAEETGSDIEATGEENQDETEATTDRVETFSADINFNSWSELYDYLKEIEEATSENTEDAVESAVRLQLMTDGDALTLDGENNEEGEPVIVHGTISDVIHEVPAPDLSQSKVLIGDEEDAQKSDKSKIITTKADWTFIQHTLKTLDEKETSVAPNPEDETLDEDLTEEERKGKEIFEKGKQITTLTRANRKLAHNMFVEAAELGYIPAKERVAWSQLLGSNSLEELPIARKTFEELADLGKPDSQTAMGFLYATGLGGLESNGAKGLLYYTFGAIGGSSWAQMALAYRYWSGIGVTPSCEKALDFYRRVAAGVADELTLSGGTAVHRLRLHDEAENPGQSSGVLDSDLISYYQLQAEKGDVKAQLGLGQLHYQGGRGVEQDHQRALNYFLRAADAGDAHAMAFLGKMYLEGSEAVPQDNATAFQYFKAAAERNNPVGQAGLGLMYLHGRHVEKDVNKAFQYFNSAADRGWVDGHLQLGNMYLAGLGVRRDYKLAIKYFNLASQAGNTLAIYQLAQMHAAGTGMIRSCHTAVELFKNVVERGKWADKLMEAYSDYRDGHVNEALIKYMLLSDLGYEVAQSNAAFILDRKESDLFNVNETMVRALQYLGRAASQGYAPARVRLGDYYYYGWGADVDFASAAVHYRIASDQLHSAQAMFNLGYMHEQGLGMKQDIHLAKRFYDMAAEASTDAKVPVALALAKLSVLFGLRYMTENDWQDLTISLDPATYLGPDWDLYLITTLLGLLVLVVYLRRPQP; this comes from the exons ATGTGGCTAAAGTTTTGGATAATCGCCTTAGTGATTGGCTCACTTGTCATCGCCGAAGAAGACGGTACAATAGCCGAGGAAACCGGTTCTGATATTGAAGCAACTGGAGAAGAGAACCAAGATGAAACTGAAGCAACAACTGATAGAGTGGAGACTTTCAGTGCtgatataaattttaattcgtgGAGTGAACTGTATGACTATTTgaaagaaatcgaagaagCCACAAGTGAAAATACTGAAGATGCTGTAGAATCTGCTGTCCGATTGCAACTGATGACAGATGGAGATGCCCTGACTTTAGACGGGGAGAATAACGAAGAGGGGGAACCTGTCATTGTTCATGGAACAATCAGTGATGTGATACATGAAGTCCCTGCACCTGACCTAAGCCAAAGCAAAGTACTGATTggtgatgaagaagatgctCAAAAATCTGATAAATCTAAAATTATTACCACTAAAGCCGACTGGACTTTTATCCAACATACTTTGAAAACATTGGATGAGAAAGAGACTTCTGTTGCACCCAATCCTGAAGATGAAACTTTAGATGAAGATCTTACTGAAGAAgaacgaaaaggaaaagaaatctttgAGAAGGGTAAACAGATCACTACTCTGACACGAGCCAACCGAAAGCTAGCCCACAACATGTTCGTGGAGGCTGCCGAATTGGGATACATCCCGGCAAAAGAACGAGTTGCCTGGTCACAGTTGCTGGGATCGAATTCTCTCGAAGAGCTCCCCATTgcaagaaaaacttttgaagaGCTAGCTGATTTAGGAAAGCCAGATTCTCAAACG GCAATGGGATTTTTATACGCCACTGGACTGGGAGGTCTGGAATCCAATGGAGCCAAAGGTCTACTTTACTACACTTTTGGTGCCATCGGTGGGTCGTCGTGGGCTCAAATGGCTTTGGCTTACCGATACTGGTCAGGTATTGGTGTGACCCCAAGTTGTGAGAAGGCGTTGGACTTTTACCGTCGAGTGGCCGCTGGAGTAGCAGATGAGTTAACTCTTTCTGGTGGTACAGCGGTGCATCGCTTGCGTTTGCATGATGAAGCAGAGAATCCAGGTCAATCGTCAGGCGTCCTGGATTCAGATCTCATCAGTTATTATCAACTTCAA GCAGAAAAAGGAGACGTTAAAGCTCAGCTGGGATTGGGGCAGCTACATTATCAGGGTGGTCGCGGTGTCGAGCAGGATCACCAACGAGCTTTGAATTACTTTTTGCGAGCAGCCGACGCAGGTGATGCTCACGCCATGGCTTTCCTCGGCAAG ATGTATTTAGAAGGAAGCGAAGCAGTTCCCCAAGATAATGCAACAGCCTTTCAATACTTCAAAGCAGCGGCTGAGCGTAATAATCCCGTTGGCCAGGCTGGACTCGGTTTGATGTACCTTCATGGTCGACACGTTGAAAAGGACGTCAATAAAGCTTTCCAGTATTTCAATTCTGCTGCTGACCGAGGATGGGTGGATGGTCACCTCCAACTCGGCAACATGTACCTCG CTGGATTGGGTGTCCGACGTGACTATAAGTTGGCAATCAAATACTTCAACTTGGCTTCACAAGCCGGCAATACTTTGGCAATATATCAGCTAGCTCAAATGCATGCCGCCGGGACTGGAATGATTCGCTCGTGTCATACTGCTGTAGAG CTTTTTAAGAACGTCGTCGAACGAGGAAAATGGGCCGATAAGTTAATGGAAGCCTACTCCGACTATCGGGACGGACACGTCAACGAAGCTCTGATTAAATACATGTTGCTGTCCGATCTGGGCTACGAAGTGGCGCAGAGCAACGCCGCTTTCATCCTCGACCGCA AGGAGAGTGATTTGTTCAACGTCAACGAAACGATGGTAAGAGCATTACAATACCTTGGACGTGCAGCTTCTCAAGGCTACGCTCCTGCTCGTGTTCGTCTGGGTGATTACTACTATTACGGCTGGGGTGCCGATGTGGATTTTGCTTCAGCAGCTGTCCACTATCGTATCGCCTCTGATCAATTGCACAGCGCCCAAGCCATGTTCAATTTGGGATACATGCATGAGCAAGGATTGGGAATGAAACAG GACATCCATTTAGCCAAAAGGTTTTACGATATGGCCGCCGAAGCAAGTACCGACGCCAAAGTGCCCGTTGCTCTTGCCCTTGCCAAGTTGTCGGTTCTATTCGGCCTTCGTTACATGACAGAGAATGATTGGCAGGACCTAACAATTTCGCTGGACCCTGCCACTTATTTAGGCCCTGATTGGGACTTGTACCTCATTACAACATTGCTCGGACTGCTCGTACTGGTCGTTTACCTGAGGAGACCTCAGCCTTGA
- the LOC124208065 gene encoding serine/threonine-protein phosphatase 5-like has product MEQNMNLEKADALKEEANECFKKQNYVKAITLYSNAIECNPTSAVLYANRSFAYLRTECFGYALEDASKAISLDKTYVKGYYRRAASYMALGKTKLALKDYETVFKARPNDKDAKLKFNECSKIVRQQAFERAIAVDTVKKSVSESINIDSMAVESTYTGPHLVNGRVTLEFMQELMDAYKDQKKLHRKYAFQILLEVAELFKAQPSLIDVTIPEDSKFTVCGDIHGQFYDLMNIFKLNGLPSTENPFLFNGDFVDRGSFSVECIFTLFGFKLLYPNHFFMARGNHESQTMNQMYGFEGEVKSKYSSQMAELFTEVYNWLPLCHCLNQRVLVMHGGLFSRDGISLEDIRITDRNRQPPEEGIMCELLWSDPQPMKGRSPSKRGVGIQFGPDVTARFLEHNHLDYIVRSHEVKSDGYEEAHDGKCITVFSAPNYCDTMGNKGAFITMNGKDMKPHFTTYEAVPHPDVKPMAYANSMMSLFG; this is encoded by the exons ATGGAACAGAACATGAATCTGGAAAAGGCTGATGCCCTCAAAGAAGAAGCCAATGAATGTTTTAAAA AGCAAAATTACGTCAAAGCCATAACGCTCTACTCCAATGCCATTGAGTGCAATCCTACCTCAGCTGTCCTGTATGCCAACAGGAGTTTTGCCTATTTAAGGACAGAGTGCTTTGGTTATGCCTTAGAAGATGCATCGAAGGCCATCAGCCTGGATAAAACCTATGTCAAAGGTTACTATAGAAGAG cCGCTTCTTACATGGCTTTGGGGAAAACTAAGTTAGCCCTGAAAGATTACGAAACTGTGTTTAAAGCCCGACCAAATGATAAAGATgctaaattgaaatttaacgAATGCAGCAAAATTGTTAGGCAACAAGCTTTTGAAAGAGCAATTGCTGTTGATACTGTGAAGAAATCAGTGTCAGAATCTATTAACATTGATTCCATGGCTGTTGAGAGCACTTATACTGGCCCTCACCTGGTGAATGGAAGAGTGACTTTAGAATTCATGCAAGAACTTATGGATGCATATAAGGATCAAAAGAAACTTCACAGGAAATATGCCTTCCAG ATTCTGTTAGAGGTGGCAGAATTGTTCAAAGCTCAACCATCGCTTATTGATGTAACCATACCTGAAGACAGCAAGTTTACTGTATGTGGGGATATTCATGGTCAGTTCTATGATCTCATGAACATTTTCAAACTCAATGGTCTCCCGTCAACCGAAAACCCATTC CTTTTTAATGGCGACTTCGTAGATCGGGGTTCGTTCTCTGTAGAATGCATCTTTACCTTGTTTGGGTTCAAGTTGCTGTACCCAAATCACTTTTTTATGGCGCGTGGTAATCACGAGAGCCAAACAATGAACCAAATGTACGGGTTTGAAGGCGAAGTCAAGTCAAAGTATTCGTCACAAATGGCTGAGCTCTTCACCGAAGTTTACAATTGGCTTCCTTTGTGCCATTGTCTTAATCAGCGAGTCCTG GTTATGCACGGTGGACTATTTTCGCGGGACGGTATTTCATTGGAAGACATCCGGATAACGGATCGCAACCGTCAACCACCCGAAGAAGGTATCATGTGCGAACTGCTTTGGTCTGATCCTCAGCCGATGAAGGGTCGTTCTCCGTCTAAACGAG GTGTGGGAATTCAATTTGGACCGGACGTTACCGCCCGTTTCTTGGAGCATAATCATCTAGATTACATAGTTCGCAGTCACGAAGTCAAGTCAGACGGCTACGAGGAAGCTCACGATGGAAAATGCATCACCGTTTTCTCTGCTCCCAACTATTG TGATACCATGGGTAACAAAGGGGCTTTCATTACAATGAACGGAAAGGACATGAAGCCCCACTTTACAACTTACGAGGCCGTCCCCCACCCGGATGTGAAGCCAATGGCGTACGCCAATTCAATGATGAGTCTGTTCGGTTGA
- the LOC124208063 gene encoding probable phospholipid-transporting ATPase IA translates to MGTFGIITRLSEEEDDRTSGATEAAECIELRAIRVQVTGQRFCSNRVSTAKYNALSFLPCFLFEQFRRYSNCFFLFIALLQQIPDVSPTGRYTTLVPLLFILAVSATKEIVEDVKRHTADQETNKRQVEVLRDGQWLWMTWQQINVGDVVRVRAGAFFPADLILISSSEPHSLCYIETANLDGETNLKIRQALPATAKLLSVTALKDLQGTLHCELPNRHLYEFTGTLRLANHEPLALGPDQLLQRGARLQNTKWATGIVLYTGHETKLLQNSSAAAPLKRSTVDQAANMQILLLFFLLVLLSLLASSCNEIWASNFGFQHWYLGLEDLPTANFGYNLLTYIILFNNLIPISLQVTIEMVRFMQATFINNDLEMYHVETDTPACARTSNLNEELGQVKYVFSDKTGTLTQNVMEFQQCSVGGTIYSAKSDVVVNSSGMASSMVQDLTAKHSNAPYIREFLTLLAVCHTVIPEKDETNPEILHYHAASPDERALIQGAARLGWVLSSRTPETLTITAEGMEHRYQLLHILEFTSDRKRMSVIVRTPSGKIKLFCKGADTVIYERLGSAAPTGPQQHQQYIRQVTTNHLEAFAREGLRTLCCAVAEIPHDIYEEWKHTYHRASVSMQNREEKLADAANLIENNLVLLGATAIEDKLQEEVPETIGALLEADIRMWMLTGDKQETAINIGHACRLLNSNMELLVMNEESLDGTREVIGRWLSTRSEGSSPLSTTMASSAALVVDGQTLKYAMSCDLKKDFLQLCLQCRAVICCRVTPSQKAEIVEAVTIETQAVTLAIGDGANDVAMIQKAHVGVGISGMEGLQAACASDYSIAQFRFLRRLLLVHGASNYYRMCRLILYSFYKNITLYVIELWFAHHSAWSGQILFERWTIGLYNVLFTAAPPLALGLFDRRCTAEVSYRYPQLYKPSQSAQHFNVKVFWFWMSKALIHSVLLFGLPLMAFGEDIVWSNGKDGGYLILGNAVYTYVVVTVCLKAALETYSWTWLSLLAIGGSVLTWFLFLAFYSHFWPSLPLAANMAGMSHMLLSSPVFWWGLILAPVTALISDFSIKTLWNTMFKSFTDQVCEREINLQRSESGKLLDSQRRDSRTKLVETARLMRSVRNVFRRPNASSDGARGQTELELSHGYAFSQEEHGAVRQGDMVRAYDTTLPSRSMDKL, encoded by the exons atggggACTTTTGGCATCATCACTCGACTCAGCG aggaggaggacgaccGGACATCGGGGGCTACCGAGGCGGCCGAATGCATCGAATTGCGAGCCATCCGCGTCCAGGTGACTGGCCAGCGGTTCTGCAGCAACCGGGTTTCGACGGCCAAGTACAACGCCCTCTCCTTCCTACCTTGCTTCCTGTTTGAACAGTTTCGACGCTACTCCAACTGctttttcctcttcatcgCCCTACTCCAG CAAATTCCTGATGTGTCACCAACGGGTCGATACACGACGCTTGTCCCGTTGTTGTTCATTCTGGCCGTGTCAGCCACCAAGGAAATTGTCGAAGATGTC aaaagacACACAGCTGATCAGGAGACCAACAAGAGGCAGGTGGAAGTCCTGCGGGATGGCCAGTGGCTATGGATGACATGGCAACAAATTAACGTTGGAGATGTGGTTCGAGTCAGAGCTGGAGCTTTCTTCCCGGCTGATCTTATCCTGATTTCTTCGAG tgAGCCGCATTCGCTGTGTTACATCGAAACGGCCAATTTGGATGGGGAAACTAATTTGAAGATCCGCCAGGCTTTGCCAGCCACTGCCAAACTGTTGAGTGTCACGGCTCTCAAGGATTTGCAAGGCACTCTGCATTGCGAATTGCCCAATCGTCACTTGTACGAATTCACCGGCACGCTCAGACTCGCCAATCACGAGCCGCTTGCTTTGG GTCCGGATCAATTGCTGCAGAGAGGCGCCCGTCTCCAAAACACAAAATGGGCCACCGGAATCGTTCTCTACACCGGCCACGAGACGAAATTGCTGCAGAATTCATCCGCCGCCGCTCCCTTGAAG AGATCGACTGTTGATCAAGCGGCCAATATGCAAATTCTGTTGCTCTTTTTCTTGCTGGTCCTGCTCTCTTTGCTGGCCTCGAGTTGCAATGAGATTTGGGCCTCCAATTTTGGCTTCCAACATTGGTACCTTGGATTAGAAG ATCTGCCGACGGCCAACTTTGGCTACAATTTGCTGACGTACATCATTCTGTTCAACAACCTCATCCCCATTTCTTTGCAAGTCACCATCGAGATGGTCCGGTTCATGCAG gcCACGTTCATCAATAATGATTTGGAAATGTACCACGTCGAGACGGACACGCCAGCCTGCGCTCGAACTTCCAATTTGAACGAGGAGCTGGGCCAGGTCAAGTACGTTTTCTCGGACAAGACTGGCACGTTGACGCAGAACGTGATGGAGTTCCAGCAGTGCTCAGTGGGTGGCACCATCTACTCGGCCAAGAGCGACGTGGTGGTCAACAGTTCCGGCATGGCTTCGTCGATGGTTCAAGACTTGACGGCCAAACATTCGAACGCCCCCTACATTCGAGAGTTCCTCACTCTGCTGGCCGTCTGCCACACGGTCATACCGGAGAAGGATGAAACCAATCCCGAAATCCTCCACTATCACGCCGCCTCTCCAG aTGAAAGAGCTCTGATTCAAGGAGCTGCTCGATTGGGATGGGTCCTGTCGTCACGCACACCAGAGACATTAACG ATCACCGCCGAGGGGATGGAACATCGTTACCAGCTACTCCACATCCTCGAGTTCACCAGCGACCGTAAACGCATGTCGGTCATCGTCCGGACGCCCTCCGGAAAGattaaattgttttgcaaAGGAGCCGACACGGTTATTTACGAGAGATTGGGAAGCGCCGCTCCTACGGGACCTCAGCAACATCAACAATACATCAGACAG GTGACGACCAATCATCTGGAAGCGTTCGCTCGGGAGGGTTTGCGCACTCTGTGCTGCGCAGTGGCCGAAATCCCGCACGATATTTACGAGGAGTGGAAGCACACGTATCACCGGGCGTCCGTCTCGATGCAGAACCGCGAGGAGAAATTGGCGGATGCGGCGAATTTAATCGAAAACAATTTGGTTCTCCTGGGTGCTACGGCCATTGAAGACAAATTGCAAGAGGag GTTCCGGAAACAATTGGCGCGTTACTTGAAGCGGATATCCGCATGTGGATGTTGACTGGCGACAAGCAGGAAACGGCTATCAACATCGGTCACGCCTGTCGCCTCCTCAATTCCAACATGGAATTATTGGTCATGAATGAGGAATCGCTCGAT GGTACGAGGGAAGTGATTGGCCGATGGTTGAGCACCCGCTCCGAGGGCAGCTCGCCCCTGAGCACGACCATGGCTTCTTCGGCCGCCCTGGTCGTCGACGGACAGACTCTGAAATACGCCATGAGCTGCGACTTGAAGAAGGATTTCCTCCAGTTGTGCCTGCAATGCCGGGCCGTCATTTGCTGTCGGGTGACGCCCAGTCAGAAGGCGGAAATCGTCGAGGCCGTGACGATCGAGACGCAGGCGGTGACGTTGGCCATCGGCGACGGAGCCAACGACGTCGCCATGATTCAGAAGGCCCACGTCGGCGTCGGTATATCGGGCATGGAGGGTCTCCAGGCGGCCTGCGCATCGGATTACTCGATCGCCCAGTTCCGCTTCCTGCGCCGGCTTCTCCTCGTCCACGGCGCCTCCAATTACTACCGCATGTGCCGACTGATTCTCTACTCCTTTTACAAGAACATCACCCTGTACGTCATCGAGCTCTGGTTCGCCCATCACTCGGCCTGGTCGGGTCAGATCCTCTTCGAACGATGGACCATCGGTCTCTACAACGTCCTCTTCACTGCCGCCCCACCTTTAGCCCTGGGACTGTTTGACCGGCGTTGCACGGCCGAGGTCTCCTACAGGTACCCGCAGCTCTACAAACCCTCACAGTCTGCCCAGCATTTCAATGTCAAGGTTTTCTGGTTCTGGATGTCGAAAG CTTTGATCCATTCCGTGTTGCTGTTTGGGCTACCGCTGATGGCCTTTGGTGAGGACATTGTCTGGTCCAACGGAAAGGATGGAGGCTACCTCATTCTGGGCAACGCTGTGTACACCTATGTCGTGGTCACGGTCTGTCTCAAGGCCGCACTGGAGACTTATTCGTGGACGTGGCTTTCCTTATTGGCTATAGGAGGATCAGTTCTGACATGGTTCCTCTTTTTAGCTTTCTACAG tcaTTTTTGGCCCAGCTTACCACTCGCTGCCAACATGGCCGGAATGTCCCACATGCTATTGTCGTCGCCCGTCTTTTGGTGGGGACTGATCCTTGCCCCAGTCACTGCCCTTATCTCCGATTTCTCCATCAAAAC CCTGTGGAATACCATGTTCAAGTCATTCACTGACCAAGTGTGCGAAAGAGAGATCAATTTGCAGCGATCCGAGTCGGGAAAGCTGCTGGATAGTCAACGGAGAGATTCCAGGACCaa GTTGGTTGAGACTGCCCGGCTGATGCGCAGCGTTCGAAATGTGTTCCGGCGGCCGAACGCCTCGTCGGACGGAGCTCGCGGCCAGACGGAACTCGAACTTTCTC ACGGTTACGCTTTCTCGCAAGAGGAACACGGAGCGGTGCGGCAAGGGGACATGGTTCGAGCCTACGACACCACTTTGCCTTCGAGGTCAATGGACAAattgtaa
- the LOC124207641 gene encoding 32 kDa beta-galactoside-binding lectin-like gives MTSILNPIIPFCVSLPGNKLNTGHDVVVGGEAFYGAQRFSINFIQSSSQTRLFHLDFRFDQNETVLNSNYPNGCWAQEERTPLPLILGKKFNIEIKFSSDRFVIIVDFQYHCDFVYRFDMSEADALLIEGDVNMNSIQFN, from the exons ATGACATCCATTTTGAACCCG ATCATTCCGTTTTGCGTTAGTTTGCCTGGAAATAAACTTAATACCGGCCATGACGTAGTTGTTGGGGGCGAAGCATTTTATGGGGCCCAAAG GTTCTCCATCAACTTTATCCAGTCCAGCTCACAAACTCGTTTGTTTCATTTGGATTTCCGCTTTGATCAGAATGAGACTGTCCTCAACTCAAACTATCCGAATGGATGTTGGGCTCAAGAAGAGCGCACGCCTTTACCTCTCATCTTGGGAAAGAAATTCAACATCGAAATCAAGTTCTCGTCTGATCGTTTTGTG aTAATAGTTGATTTCCAGTACCACTGTGATTTCGTTTATCGTTTCGACATGTCTGAGGCCGACGCGTTGCTGATTGAAGGCGACGTCAATATGAACTCGATTCAGTTTAACtaa
- the LOC124207640 gene encoding serine/threonine-protein kinase/endoribonuclease ire-1-like, with protein MSDGAKRNVSASDVQLDRSTIIGRGRSAIIFAGTFGNIQVAIKRVMSTDLHPQWENQPVDACFNKITALQHPNVLKITGIYDDEHFRYHIMEHCAASLFDYCCNTYKGEVPSQSDGLYQMVSGLHYIHSQGFIHRNIKPENVLISQSIHLKISDFGLTAPISARASFSMSSSTRTSPNMQAPEIIQSDEDYSSVEESEAKHNVASDTFSLGCVLFTFLTKGGHPFLSGGSRHFIAINIIEGKYGFSGLDEQHFAIPIIEKMINKIPEERIQLDQVLKTLKPHISSD; from the exons ATGAGTGACGGAGccaaaagaaatgtttctgCTTCAGACGTTCAACTGGATCGCAGCACCATCATCGGTAGAGGAAGAAGCGCAATCATCTTTGCCGGAACTTTTGGCAATATTCAAGTCGCCATTAAACGAGTCATGTCTACGGACTTGCATCCACAGTGGGAAAATCAGCCTGTTGACGCTTGTTTCAATAAGATAACGGCCCTGCAACACCCCAACGTTTTGAAGATTACTGGTATCTATGACGACGAACACTTTCG gtATCACATCATGGAGCACTGCGCCGCCAGCCTTTTCGATTACTGTTGCAACACGTACAAAGGAGAAGTTCCCAGTCAGTCGGACGGACTTTACCAGATGGTCAGCGGATTGCATTACATCCATTCGCAGGGATTCATTCACCGGAACATCAAACCGGAGAACGTTCTCATCTCACAGTCGatccatttgaaaatatcGGATTTCGGACTGACTGCTCCGATTTCCGCCCGGGCTAGTTTTTCAatgagcagcagcaccagGACATCTCCCAACATGCAGGCGCCTGAAATTATTCAAAGTGACGAAGATTATTCCAGTGTGGAAGAGAGCGAAGCCAAACATAACGTGGCCAGCGATACCTTTTCACTGGGATGCGTTTTGTTCACTTTTCTGACTAAAGGAGGTCACCCGTTTCTCAGCGGAGGATCTCGCCATTTTATCGCCATCAACATCATCGAAGGGAAATATGGTTTCTCTGGTTTAGATGAACAGCATTTTGCTATACCCATCATCGAGAAAATGATCAACAAAATCCCGGAAGAACGAATTCAACTAGATCAAGTTTTAAAGACGTTAAAACCACACATTAGTAGTGACTAA